The region ATCCAATAATTCTTCTTGTTTTTTTAGATCATAAACCGATTTTGCTTCTTCTCCAAAACCCTCCACGGCGCTACTGTTGTCTATTAAAACTTTGGGCAAGCCAAAATCCATTTCCGTGGCATCTAACCATAGTTTATCTTTAGGTTTTCTGCTATAATCCTCTTCTGCAAAAGGCATAATTACCACCGGAAACTCCAATCCTTTAGATTTATGGATCGTCATAATACGAACCGCATTATTTCCTTCGGGTGACGGAATACTGAATTTCTCGGCATTTTTGTCCCAAAAATTCAAGAAATCAGCAATTCCAGCTTGGTTTCGTACATCTCGTTCCAAAACAATATCAAGAAAATATTGCACATAGGCTCCGCCTCCTTTAGCAAGGTTTTGGGATAAAAACTTTGATACAATAATTTCGACCGCTTCATACAATGATTTTTTACGTATATTTTGAAAAGACAGCGAAATATCAAAACTCATCAACCAATTCTCAAAATCGATTTCCTGTTTGTGTTCCATTCCTCTGGCAATGAAATCATGAACTGGCAATTGATCCTGAATATTTTCGGCGATGTAATGCAAGAAATAAGCTTTCGCTTCTAAGTCGGCGTTGTTTTTCAGGTATTTTAATAAGTGAATAATCAATCTAACTTCGGTTGCATTTTGAATCATCAGCGTTTCTGACGATAAAAGCGGAATCCTTTGCTCCGTCAAATAATTTGCAATCGCTATTCCTTGGCCTCTTTTTCGCGTTAAAATTACAATATCCTTGTATTCAAAGCCTTCGCGAAGCACTTTCTGGATGGTGTTTAAAGTCGCTAATACATATAATTCTGTTTTATCCAAAGCTTCTTCATCTTCACCAGACGATTCTATTTTTGGAATAAAAGAGATATTGACATAACCACCCTTTTTATCATTGGTTTTTTGATGACTGTGATTTTCATACAAATCTTTGTAATCAGGATGTTCAAATTCACCAGAAACTAACTTAAAAAATTCATTGTTAAAATCAATAACTTGTGAATAAGAACGGTAATTTTTATCTAAATGTTCCAGCTTTTTATCTGGATTATTAAACGGATTATTGTCTTTACTCAATTCAATAAACTGCTCCGCTTTTCCACCGCGCCATCGGTAAATGGATTGTTTGGGATCTCCCACAATCATCAAGGTTCCTTTTTCTCCAAAATCATCTTGACCCGAAAGCGCATTATCGATCAGCGGAATCAAGTTTTGCCACTGCATCTCCGACGTATCCTGAAATTCATCAATAAAGAAATGACGGTAACGCTCCCCTAATCGTTCATAAATAAAAGGCGCGGGCTGATTTTGAATTTCCCGGTGAATAATAGCGTTAAACTCACTTATAGAAAGTACATTTTGCTCTTCTTGAATTTTTGCCAATTCATTGCTCACTGTATTCAACAAAGAAAGCGGCGTTATATTTTTCAGAAAAGCTTTGTAGAAATCTCTTTTTTCGAAATTTTTATAAATTGTTCCTAGAATTTTTATTAACTCTGGGATTAAATTTTCTATTAAAGCGCGATCTTTAGCCGTCTTATTGATCGCTATATCATCAAACTCGTGAAAGGTTTTGTTTTTCGGGTTGAATTTTCCATCTCGAATGCTGACCAAATGATTGGGAAAAGTACCACGAGAAAACGACTTTAAATCAATTCCGTTATTTTCTATTAAAGCCAATAATCCTTCGGCTAAGGAGGCGTTTTCTTTGTCGATAACTTTACAGCTTTCGGCGAGTTTTTTTTTTATTTCTACAAATTCTGCAATGGATTTATCGTGAAAATGGGTGATTTCTGAACGGTGATTTTCATTGAGCACCAAGCGACCTGTATCGAGAATTTCACGAGAAATATCCCAAGACTTGTCATCATCGGTTTTTTCCATCGTGAAATCGATGAGTAATTTAGTCAAGGTTTCATCTTCGCCTGCTTGTGCAATGATGGCGTCTACGGCTTCAATCAGTAAATTCTCGGTATCCAAAGTGACTTCAAAAGTCATAGGCAGATTTAAATCATGGGCAAAAGCACGAATCACTTTATGAGTAAACTTATCGATAGTCGAAATATCAAAAGCAGCATAATTATGAATAATATGCTTGATGATTTGCTGGGATTTGGTTTTGATTTCAACAATAGAAAGTTGTGTATCAGTCGCTAAATCTTGCATCAAATCCTGTGCTTTTTCCGAAGGCGTGTCTTTGGCAAATTCTGACAAACTTCCTACAATACGGCTTTTCATTTCGTGTACCGCTTTGTTGGTAAAGGTGATGGCGAGAATATTTCGATAAGCATCATTTTTTTTGGCTACCAAAATAATTTTCAGGTATTCTTTGACAAGCGCATAAGTTTTTCCTGAACCGGCTGATGCGTCATATATGGAGAAAGAAGGTCTTTGCATTTGGATTTTAGATTAACAATTTTGGATTTCTCGAATGCCCTAGCCCTGATGGTTCCGATAGTTATCGGAACGGCATCCTTTCTTGCCAGATTTTGGCAGGAAAGACAGAGTGTACAGCAGGAAAAGCTTCTAAAAACACAACTATTATTAGGTTGTTTTTAAAAATTGTTCGTTTAATGCTTAAAAGTAGTATTTTTGCACTATGGAAACAAATAGACAGAAAAAAATAGGTGGGGTTATCCAAAAAGATTTGGTGGACATCCTGCAAGGTGAAGTGAGAAAAAACGGAGTAGCTAATTTAATTATTTCGGTATCCAAGGTTACGGTAACTACAGATCTATCTGTGGCTACAGTTCATTTAAGTGTTTTCCCACAGGATAAAGCAAAAGAGATTTTAGAAGCAGTTAAGTCAAATGCTAAAAACATAAAACACGATTTATCACAAAGAGTGCGTTTGCAATTGAGAAAAGTACCTAATTTGGTTTTCTTTATTGATGATTCATTAGATTACATTGAAAAAATTGACAATGCACTTGCCAATAGAGACAATCCTATAGAGAACAGAGATCTTTTAGAGAAACGTAAGTTTAAATAAAATTTGAATTTTCCTCTTTACATAGCCAAACGTTACATCCTTAGTAACAGTAAAAACAATGCCATAAACATCATCAATCGTATCGCGAGTATGGGAATCATTGTGGGTGCGATGGCTCTGTTTGTGGTTCTTTCTGTCTTTAGCGGATTGAAAGTTTTTAGTCTTTCGTTCAGCAATGACATCGATCCCGATCTAAAAATAAGCAGCACTTTAGGAAAATCTTTTTTCGTTTCTCCTGAACAGGAAGCACAAATCAAAAAAATTGATGGTCTTGCCTCTTATTCTAAAATAATAGAAGAACGTGTTTTATTTGTATTTGATGACAAACAACAAGTTACTTCTCTAAAAGGTGTTGACTCTAACTTTAGCAAAGTCAACGACATTAAAAAAACACTTTATAACGGTCAATGGATTGAGCCTAATACTTATCAAGTGGTTGTAGGCTATGGAATCGCACAGAAATTCTCGATGGGTTTACTGGATTTCAACAATCAACTGCAAGTTTTAGTCCCAAAACCAGGAAAAGGAAACATAGAAAATGAGGAACAGGCATTTAATAAAAGTGATGTATTCCCTGTTGGAATTTATGCCATAAGCGAAGATTTAGATTCCAAATACGTTTTTGCCGATTTAGCTTTAGCCCAAGAACTATTGGGATACAAATCCAACCAGATCTCCGGAATAGAAATCAAAGAGAAAAAAGGAGCCAGCGAGAGTCTTATAATAGAGCAACTTCAAGCAATTTTTAACAACAAAATTACGGTAAAAAACAGGGCTCAACTCAATGAATCCTTATATAAAATGTTGAATACAGAGAATATTGCCGTGTATTTAATCTTTACCTTGGTTATTGTGGTGGCACTTTTCAACTTGATTGGAGCACTTATTATGATGATTCTCGACAAAAAAAGCAATCTAAAAACGCTTTTCAATCTGGGAACTGAAATCAAAGATTTGCGTAAAATATTCCTTCTTCAGGGCACCTTACTAAGTGTTGTTGGCGGAATTATCGGACTCATTTTAGGGATTGTAATTGTACTCCTGCAACAACATTTTGAATTAATCATGATTACCCCAACATTAGCCTATCCGGTTGTTTTTTCTCTTGAAAACGTATTGATTGTTTTAGCAACAATTATTACGCTTGGCTTTATTGCTTCGTTGATTGCGAGTAGCAGAGTGAGTAAGAAATTATTGGATTAACTTATTTTTAACATTGAGACAGACGGTAATATCTTTATAAAAACCATTCCGAGATTAAGATAATTAAACAACAGAAAACCCGAATTTTAGCAGTAAACTACTTAAATTCGGGTTTGAAATATTAAAAAATCTATCTTACTAAACAACCTCATAACCCACATAAGCTTGTTCTATATTATTTAAAATTGCGAATAATTCGGCTGGATTATCTTGTGTAACCAATTGTTGTTTGAATGGTTTGAACGAATGAATTCCTTTGAAATAATTAGTATAGTGTGGTCTTGTTTCTACAATTCCTAATCGTTCTCCTTTCCATTCCATTGCCCAGGTTAAGTGATTGCGCACCGCTTCCACTCTATCAGCAACCGTCGGTTTAGCCAAATGTTCCCCTGTTTTGAAATAATGCTTTATTTCGTTAAAAATCCAAGGGTAACCAATAGCAGCACGACCAATCATAATCCCGTCGATGCCGTATTCGTTTTTATATTGTAGTGCTTTTTCCGGACTGTCAATATCACCGTTACCAAAAATAGGCATCGTGATTCTAGGGTTGTTTTTCACTCGGGCGATATGCGACCAGTCAGAATGGCCTTTGTACATTTGGGCACGAGTTCTGGCGTGAATACTCAAGGCAGCAACTCCTATATCTTGTAAACGCTCTGCAACCTCATCAATATTGATAGAATTATCATCCCATCCCAAACGAGTTTTTACCGTTACCGGCAAATGGGTACTATCAATAACAGCTTGGGTCAGGCGGATCATCAAATCTACATCTTTCAAAACTCCAGCTCCAGCTCCTTTACACACTACTTTCTTTACGGGACAACCAAAATTAATATCGATTAAATCTGGGTTTACAGTTGAGACAATTTTAGACGACAAAGCCATTGCTTCCTCATCACCACCAAAAATCTGGATTCCAACCGGGCGTTCGTAATCAAAAATATCCAATTTCATTCGGCTCTTGATGGCATCTCGGATTAATCCTTCGGAAGAAATAAATTCCGAATACATCAAATCGGCGCCATGAGCCTTGCACAATCTGCGAAACGGAGGGTCACTCACGTCTTCCATGGGTGCGAGAAGTAAAGGAAAATCAGGTAATTCTATGTTGCCAATCTTGACCATCTGCTTAATTTTGGTGCAAAATTACGTTTTTTAGACGAAAGGATAAAAGAAGAAAGAAGAAAGACTTAGTTATAAACCCTTTAGTTTGTAAAATCTAGGCTTTGACGCTACTGAATTTAGCGTATATTTGCAGATTAATTGTCGCGATTTGCGAATGTGCGTGAGGGATAGCAGTGGAAATCCCTTTCTTTTTTCTTAAAAAAGAAAGGATTGTAACGGATAGCTCTCCCGATAGCTATCGGGATTGGGTCACGCCCTGAAAGAAATCAGGGCAAGCCAAAAATAAAATTGACAGATGGAAAAAATGAAAAAAATAAGGAATTTCTGCATTATTGCACATATTGACCACGGTAAAAGTACGCTTGCTGACCGTTTACTTGGCGCTACACAAACCGTTACTGCTCGTGAAGAAAAGGCGCAATTGCTAGATAACATGGATTTGGAGCGCGAACGTGGGATTACGATTAAGAGTCATGCGATTCAGATGGAATACACTTATAAGGGTGAAGAATATATCCTGAATTTGATTGACACTCCCGGACACGTAGATTTTTCGTATGAAGTTTCTCGCTCAATTGCGGCTTGCGAAGGCGCACTTTTGATTGTAGATGCAGCACAAAGCATTCAGGCCCAAACGATTTCGAATTTATATTTGGCTTTAGAAAATGACTTGGAAATTATTCCAGTTTTGAACAAAGTAGATTTACCGAGTGCAAATCCTGAGGAAGTAAGTGATGATATTATTGATTTACTAGGATGTAAGTTGGAAGATATTATTCATGCTTCGGGGAAAACAGGTTTTGGTGTCGAAAACATCTTGGCAGCCATTATCGAAAAAATCCCGCCTCCAACTGGAAATATTGACGAGCCTTTACAAGCATTGATTTTTGATTCACACTACAATCCGTTTCGTGGAATTGAGGTTATTTTTCGTGTAAAAAATGGTGAAATCAAAAAAGGTCAGAAAATTAAATTCATGGCTACCGGTAATGAATATTTTGCGGACGAGATTGGGACATTAAAACTGAACCAAGTTCCGAAACAAGTGATTTCTGCAGGTGATGTTGGTTACTTGATTTCGGGAATCAAGGAAGCCAAAGAAGTGAAAGTAGGTGATACTTTGACGGATGCTAAAACACCAACTACTAATATGATTACCGGTTTTGAAGATGTAAAACCGATGGTTTTTGCTGGAATTTATCCAGTAGACACCGAAGATTATGAAGATTTACGTTCTTCTATGGAAAAACTACAGTTGAATGATGCTTCATTGGTATTTACCCCTGAAAGCTCAGCAGCCTTAGGTTTTGGTTTCCGTTGCGGATTCTTAGGAATGTTGCACATGGAAATTATCCAAGAACGTCTGGAAAGAGAGTTTGACATGACCGTAATCACAACGGTTCCTAACGTTTCCTATTTTGCTTACACCAAAAAGGATCCCGAAACACCTCTGATTGTCAACAACCCTTCTGATTTACCCGAACCTTCTAAATTAGACCACGTAGAAGAACCATATATAAAAGCTACGATTATCACTAAAGCTGATTTTGTAGGGAACGTAATGAGTTTATGTATCGAAAAACGCGGTTTAATTACCAATCAAACCTATTTAACGACAGAAAGAGTCGAATTAAATTTTGACATGCCTTTGGCTGAAATTGTATTCGATTTTTATGACCGCTTAAAAACCGTTTCTAAAGGATATGCTTCCTTTGACTACTCTCCAATAGGAATGCGAACTTCTAAATTAGTGAAACTTGACGTTTTATTAAACGGAAGTAATGTAGATGCACTTTCGGCATTGATCCATGAAGATAATGCTTACCAGATTGGTAAAAAAATGACCGAAAAACTGAGAGAATTAATTCCGAGACAACAATTTGACATTCCGATTCAAGCAGCAATTGGAGCTAAAATTATTGCTCGTGAAACCATAAAAGCCTTACGTAAAGACGTAACTGCCAAATGTTATGGTGGAGATATTTCCCGTAAACGTAAATTGCTTGAAAAACAAAAGAAAGGTAAAAAACGTATGCGTCAAGTAGGAAACGTTGAAATTCCTCAAGAAGCTTTCATGGCGGTATTGAAATTGAATGATTAAATCCCATCCTAAATCCTTCCCGAAGGGAAGGACTTTAAAAATATTGAGAAACCTGACGATGAAAATTGTTAGGTTTTTTTGTTTATCAAACCTCTACAGCCTCAAAATATTTCAGAAAATTCAAAGCCTAAGTTTTTTACCCATTTTTTCACTAACTTTGTTTTTATGGAAACCATTAAATTAAATATCGACCTCAATATCAATCAATTGATTGAAGCTGTAAAACAATTATCTCCAAAAGACAGATTAAGAATCAATGATGCGATTTGGAGCGATGATATGACTATTCCAGTTGAACATCAAAAAATAGTTCTGGAAAGAATAGCTAAAGCCAAAATTAATCCTAAACGATTGTTGGACTGGGAAGAAGTTTCTGAAACTTTATAAAACCACTTTGAGTTTTTCTATAAAATACAAAGAAGTCAGATGTCGCAAAATTGAAAAATTCCCTTTCCTAATTCATTATACAATTGAAGATGAGTTAAAAACCATAACTGTTTTCGCCGTTTTTCATACTTCAAGAAATCCAGAAATTTGGAACAGAAAATAATAGCTTTTTTTATCTATCCTTCAACCATTCAAACAGCCGTTTAGCATCTTCTGTTTTAAACAATTGGGTTCCTTCGTTCATGGTTGCCGCCGATCCACAAGCAACTCCCCAACGAATGACTTCTTTTAAACTTTTGTTTTGCGAAAGCGCCCAAACCATTCCACCTACCATACTATCACCGGCACCAACGGTACTTTTTTTGACGACATGTGGAGCGGGGACAAATTCATAGTTATCTTTAGTTACCAAAACTGCACCTTGAGGCCCAAGGGAAACCACCACAATTTCGGCTCCGCCTTTGGCGATGATTTGTTTGGCTGTATCTTTTACTTCTTCCATTTCGAGACGTTCCACACCAATGAGTTTCGCTAATTCACCCACATTTGGCTTTATCAGATAAACTCCCGCTTCCAGAACTTTTTTAAGCGCCTCGCCGGTAGTATCTACAATCAATTTCGAATTATTATCTTTTGCCATTTCGGCAATTTGTTTATAAAAATCAACTTCTAAGCCTTCGCTCAAACCGCCGCTGATGACCAAATATTTAAATTTTAATTCCTGAATGGTCGTAATAATTCTTTGTTTCTCATTTACACTAACAGCCGGCGCCGGAAAAACGAATCGGTACTGGGAATTAGTATGATCATCAACAGCAACAAAGTTTTCCCTTGTCCAAGTTTTGGTTTCGATTGCTTCAAAAGGAATGGAATCTCTTTTTAGAAGATCTTTCAGCATCTCTCCTGTTGCCCCGCCTGAGGTTAGTACCGCCAATGAATTTCCTCCCAATTTTGATATCGCTTTAGAAACATTGATCCCTCCTCCTCCGGCATCAAATAAGGCAGAATGGCATCTGATTTTTTGCTCTGCAACCAAACCCGAAAAATGGGCACTTTTATCCAAAGCAGGACTAACTGTTAGTGTAACAATAGCAAATGTTTTCATCTTCCTTGATTTACCTTATTAAAGATGCAAAAAAACCACCAAATCTACTCCATTTAAGGCGAATATTTCTTTGTATATTTGCAAACTCAAAACAAAACATAATGATCGAAGATAAAAACCCACAACGCACTAGTATAGCTCAATTGGGCGAATTTGGATTAATTAACCATTTGACTAAAAACTTTCAAATCAACCAAGCTTCTACCTTGAAAGGCATTGGTGATGATGCAGCTGTTTTGGATTTTAAAGACAAAAAAATAGTAGTCTCTACTGATTTATTAATCGAAGGTGTTCATTTTGACCTAGCTTACATGCCATTGAAACATTTGGGATATAAGGCCGTCGTAGTCAATATCTCTGATATTTGCGCCATGAATGCAAAACCAACTCAAATTACAGTATCTGTTGCCGTATCAAACCGTTTCCCTCTTGAAGCCTTAGAAGAATTATTTGAAGGGATTACGCTTGCTGCAAATGAATATAAAGTAGATGTAATAGGCGGAGACACCACCTCATCACAAAAAGGATTAATCATCAGCATTACTGCCATTGGAGAAGCTGATGAAGACGAAATCGTGTATAGAAACGGCGCTAAAGAAACCGATTTACTAGTTGTTACCGGTGATATTGGAGCTGCTTATATGGGATTACAAGTTTTGGAACGTGAGAAACAAGTTTTTCAGGTTAACCCAAATTCACAACCTGATCTTGAACTTTATACTTATTTAATAGAACGTCAATTAAAACCGGAAGCTCGTAAAGATGTACGCACTTTATTGCATGCCTTAGAGATAAAACCAACCGCTATGATTGACATTTCAGATGGTTTATCATCTGAAATCATGCATCTTTGCAAACAATCTAAAGTAGGTTGTAATTTATATGAAGACAAATTACCTCTTGATCCACAATTTATCAATGTCTGTGAAGAATTCAATATTGACAGCACAACAGTGGCCATCAACGGAGGAGAAGACTACGAATTGTTATTTACAATTGCTATGTCTGATTTCGATAAAATCAAAGGAAATCCTAATTTCTCCATTATCGGACACATGACACAAGAAAGTGAAGGCATTCATTTAGTGACTCGAGCAAATACTCGAATTCCTTTGAAAGCACGCGGCTGGGATGCTTTGACAGAATAAGAAACAAAAAAAGCGGCTTTTAAAATGCCGCTTTTTTTTTAATCATTAAAATAATAACCCAATATTTTTAGCTTCTCTTACTAAATCAATATCACTTCCATCTGTTACTTTCAGTAATTCTTTCAGGTTCAACTTCCTTACTTCAATAGCATTCAAAGATATGGGAATATATTGCGGCAAATCTTTAGTTTTAGTTCCTTTTGACAAATGAAATAGAATTTGCTTATCAAACAAATCAATTTCAATACTATGTTCTTGAGATTCCAACATTTTAAGAACCGATTGACTATAGTATTTTTCGTTTTTGATTACCTTATTAAATGCGAATAACAACTCATCAAATGTCAAATCGTTTTTTATAACTAGCCCGCTAGGGTTAATATTCTTTATAATTGTTTTTATTTTTAAAAACTCGGTAAACATCGTAAGCATAATGATTTTACAATCTGGCATAGAATCCATAATCAAC is a window of Flavobacterium acetivorans DNA encoding:
- a CDS encoding UvrD-helicase domain-containing protein; the encoded protein is MQRPSFSIYDASAGSGKTYALVKEYLKIILVAKKNDAYRNILAITFTNKAVHEMKSRIVGSLSEFAKDTPSEKAQDLMQDLATDTQLSIVEIKTKSQQIIKHIIHNYAAFDISTIDKFTHKVIRAFAHDLNLPMTFEVTLDTENLLIEAVDAIIAQAGEDETLTKLLIDFTMEKTDDDKSWDISREILDTGRLVLNENHRSEITHFHDKSIAEFVEIKKKLAESCKVIDKENASLAEGLLALIENNGIDLKSFSRGTFPNHLVSIRDGKFNPKNKTFHEFDDIAINKTAKDRALIENLIPELIKILGTIYKNFEKRDFYKAFLKNITPLSLLNTVSNELAKIQEEQNVLSISEFNAIIHREIQNQPAPFIYERLGERYRHFFIDEFQDTSEMQWQNLIPLIDNALSGQDDFGEKGTLMIVGDPKQSIYRWRGGKAEQFIELSKDNNPFNNPDKKLEHLDKNYRSYSQVIDFNNEFFKLVSGEFEHPDYKDLYENHSHQKTNDKKGGYVNISFIPKIESSGEDEEALDKTELYVLATLNTIQKVLREGFEYKDIVILTRKRGQGIAIANYLTEQRIPLLSSETLMIQNATEVRLIIHLLKYLKNNADLEAKAYFLHYIAENIQDQLPVHDFIARGMEHKQEIDFENWLMSFDISLSFQNIRKKSLYEAVEIIVSKFLSQNLAKGGGAYVQYFLDIVLERDVRNQAGIADFLNFWDKNAEKFSIPSPEGNNAVRIMTIHKSKGLEFPVVIMPFAEEDYSRKPKDKLWLDATEMDFGLPKVLIDNSSAVEGFGEEAKSVYDLKKQEELLDNVNVLYVALTRAEEQLYVISNMNLTSKGEVKTNDMSTFFINYLMNYSEFDENKLEYEFGNSKKLSSASKHVDASKKIEVAAETLNPKNIKIAQREALMWGTHQQESIEYGNLVHEILSFVKTKEDVDLAVAKAIENGLINFGQKEVVYQTIQDIVNHKELELFFEEGNIVLNEQTIIQKEGSTIKPDRMVLTKAKEVFLLDYKTGTHNPKYKIQLENYQSAIELMGYKVIKKSLIYIGKEIDVVAL
- the rbfA gene encoding 30S ribosome-binding factor RbfA; translation: METNRQKKIGGVIQKDLVDILQGEVRKNGVANLIISVSKVTVTTDLSVATVHLSVFPQDKAKEILEAVKSNAKNIKHDLSQRVRLQLRKVPNLVFFIDDSLDYIEKIDNALANRDNPIENRDLLEKRKFK
- a CDS encoding ABC transporter permease, with protein sequence MNFPLYIAKRYILSNSKNNAINIINRIASMGIIVGAMALFVVLSVFSGLKVFSLSFSNDIDPDLKISSTLGKSFFVSPEQEAQIKKIDGLASYSKIIEERVLFVFDDKQQVTSLKGVDSNFSKVNDIKKTLYNGQWIEPNTYQVVVGYGIAQKFSMGLLDFNNQLQVLVPKPGKGNIENEEQAFNKSDVFPVGIYAISEDLDSKYVFADLALAQELLGYKSNQISGIEIKEKKGASESLIIEQLQAIFNNKITVKNRAQLNESLYKMLNTENIAVYLIFTLVIVVALFNLIGALIMMILDKKSNLKTLFNLGTEIKDLRKIFLLQGTLLSVVGGIIGLILGIVIVLLQQHFELIMITPTLAYPVVFSLENVLIVLATIITLGFIASLIASSRVSKKLLD
- the dusB gene encoding tRNA dihydrouridine synthase DusB: MVKIGNIELPDFPLLLAPMEDVSDPPFRRLCKAHGADLMYSEFISSEGLIRDAIKSRMKLDIFDYERPVGIQIFGGDEEAMALSSKIVSTVNPDLIDINFGCPVKKVVCKGAGAGVLKDVDLMIRLTQAVIDSTHLPVTVKTRLGWDDNSINIDEVAERLQDIGVAALSIHARTRAQMYKGHSDWSHIARVKNNPRITMPIFGNGDIDSPEKALQYKNEYGIDGIMIGRAAIGYPWIFNEIKHYFKTGEHLAKPTVADRVEAVRNHLTWAMEWKGERLGIVETRPHYTNYFKGIHSFKPFKQQLVTQDNPAELFAILNNIEQAYVGYEVV
- the lepA gene encoding translation elongation factor 4; the protein is MKKIRNFCIIAHIDHGKSTLADRLLGATQTVTAREEKAQLLDNMDLERERGITIKSHAIQMEYTYKGEEYILNLIDTPGHVDFSYEVSRSIAACEGALLIVDAAQSIQAQTISNLYLALENDLEIIPVLNKVDLPSANPEEVSDDIIDLLGCKLEDIIHASGKTGFGVENILAAIIEKIPPPTGNIDEPLQALIFDSHYNPFRGIEVIFRVKNGEIKKGQKIKFMATGNEYFADEIGTLKLNQVPKQVISAGDVGYLISGIKEAKEVKVGDTLTDAKTPTTNMITGFEDVKPMVFAGIYPVDTEDYEDLRSSMEKLQLNDASLVFTPESSAALGFGFRCGFLGMLHMEIIQERLEREFDMTVITTVPNVSYFAYTKKDPETPLIVNNPSDLPEPSKLDHVEEPYIKATIITKADFVGNVMSLCIEKRGLITNQTYLTTERVELNFDMPLAEIVFDFYDRLKTVSKGYASFDYSPIGMRTSKLVKLDVLLNGSNVDALSALIHEDNAYQIGKKMTEKLRELIPRQQFDIPIQAAIGAKIIARETIKALRKDVTAKCYGGDISRKRKLLEKQKKGKKRMRQVGNVEIPQEAFMAVLKLND
- a CDS encoding addiction module protein — encoded protein: METIKLNIDLNINQLIEAVKQLSPKDRLRINDAIWSDDMTIPVEHQKIVLERIAKAKINPKRLLDWEEVSETL
- a CDS encoding 1-phosphofructokinase family hexose kinase, encoding MKTFAIVTLTVSPALDKSAHFSGLVAEQKIRCHSALFDAGGGGINVSKAISKLGGNSLAVLTSGGATGEMLKDLLKRDSIPFEAIETKTWTRENFVAVDDHTNSQYRFVFPAPAVSVNEKQRIITTIQELKFKYLVISGGLSEGLEVDFYKQIAEMAKDNNSKLIVDTTGEALKKVLEAGVYLIKPNVGELAKLIGVERLEMEEVKDTAKQIIAKGGAEIVVVSLGPQGAVLVTKDNYEFVPAPHVVKKSTVGAGDSMVGGMVWALSQNKSLKEVIRWGVACGSAATMNEGTQLFKTEDAKRLFEWLKDR
- the thiL gene encoding thiamine-phosphate kinase translates to MIEDKNPQRTSIAQLGEFGLINHLTKNFQINQASTLKGIGDDAAVLDFKDKKIVVSTDLLIEGVHFDLAYMPLKHLGYKAVVVNISDICAMNAKPTQITVSVAVSNRFPLEALEELFEGITLAANEYKVDVIGGDTTSSQKGLIISITAIGEADEDEIVYRNGAKETDLLVVTGDIGAAYMGLQVLEREKQVFQVNPNSQPDLELYTYLIERQLKPEARKDVRTLLHALEIKPTAMIDISDGLSSEIMHLCKQSKVGCNLYEDKLPLDPQFINVCEEFNIDSTTVAINGGEDYELLFTIAMSDFDKIKGNPNFSIIGHMTQESEGIHLVTRANTRIPLKARGWDALTE
- a CDS encoding response regulator — encoded protein: MTTDSAALTKIKNNVLIVDDHPFIIQGYKNAITRYKPEKFEFFITEAKDCESAFHVITNTETVFDIAFLDISMPPYEEKGLYSGEDLAKLIMDSMPDCKIIMLTMFTEFLKIKTIIKNINPSGLVIKNDLTFDELLFAFNKVIKNEKYYSQSVLKMLESQEHSIEIDLFDKQILFHLSKGTKTKDLPQYIPISLNAIEVRKLNLKELLKVTDGSDIDLVREAKNIGLLF